In Schizosaccharomyces osmophilus chromosome 2, complete sequence, the following proteins share a genomic window:
- the syt22 gene encoding Arf GEF Syt22, whose product MDLNSPPQNISSRNLYSRSSHRYQSSIASNASASSTSSKKSILKRLFPAHWFHKKEFIPPSSLESINEDNSATRSKEDTDSESNLSRSQSVLGFNSLLARRKTKKNSKSRKSPPYEVSTNVPDFQHAPLSEPVRPSTSLSFFEDVSFGPPFSADLILSSLPSSSQNSPLVKSSPASPYVNDSSVEANQYDFCERNDENYQTPNSSFNFNDYVSESQTSPITTKPWPGYKYIGANDENAHRFTPAGGALQDKTNTTLDESTRPLNLKNETSSHSVHASSLENRTCDPRLAATNIFNNTGKIVPNEDALSFLTQDDDYHKKVLEIYVSLYDFGNTAILQSLRIFCGNLFIKGETQKVDYLLEAFSSRWCQTNPKKAFCTKEIVHSVAFSLLLLNTDLHIANIASSQKMTRSQFVSNTLSDILQALEASFSTSEDKYQFLQSSFAFQTSNPNDGSAAISSLSDNLSKTKGGLTKNHEKKYSKLRDLETAFVNHWSLTLKEMYQSIKASSILQPYRYLHKKSNSQQQIADDIFAHAKNLSVSDNISLNSKKSESNDKSEDTITRPSSSLLFEYNNDGVLLFHNRFEKAMRHQFPDAKRSKSAMGYFQASCPSPDLPGVIIALKNHEHTPPFYLPPHSKYGILRYLIRYNGKLRKKDAWMTTLSILEKDILSLYSLEGDFDGDLHDLDISKIGNPILKTSIMGSVAHLMDLDKTSFRRPSTSFFYLETHSRKRLQFAVSRLGEAQGWIEALNYWAARTSRIPLLGSVSNVDYGWSLCTGNHISSGKDAKASSHKEGKYPKLSLKVWEPEPISGIPSELSIIKQYSSLKAFSKSLSEALKRHEAIHLEMLVILSSQNKNTFRRGVENWKARMGYLKSTMFKVKLYISVLKKYKKLAED is encoded by the coding sequence ATGGATTTAAACTCTCCACCTCAAAACATTTCTTCTCGTAATTTATACAGTCGGTCGAGTCATCGCTACCAATCTTCAATCGCGTCCAACGCATCTGCATCTTCCACTTCATCCAAGAAGTCAATATTGAAGCGACTATTCCCTGCCCATTGGTTTCATAAAAAGGAGTTTATTCCACCATCGAGTTTAGAATCTATAAATGAGGATAATTCCGCAACCCGTTCGAAAGAGGATACTGACTCTGAATCGAATTTGTCGCGTTCTCAGTCAGTCCTTGGATTTAACTCTTTGTTGGcgagaagaaaaacaaaaaaaaattcaaaatcgAGAAAATCACCTCCCTACGAAGTTTCTACGAATGTTCCAGACTTCCAACATGCTCCTTTAAGTGAACCTGTTCGTCCTAGCacttctctttctttttttgaagatgtaTCCTTTGGCCCTCCGTTTAGCGCCGATCTAATACTTTCCAGTTTACCATCTTCATCGCAAAATAGCCCTCTTGTTAAATCATCACCAGCGTCACCGTATGTTAATGACTCCTCAGTAGAGGCAAACCAATATGATTTTTGTGAACGCAACGATGAAAACTATCAGACTCCCAATTCGagtttcaatttcaacGATTATGTTTCTGAAAGTCAGACAAGCCCAATAACTACCAAGCCTTGGCCAGGTTACAAATATATAGGAGCAAATGACGAAAATGCACATAGATTTACTCCCGCTGGTGGTGCTCTACAAGACAAAACTAATACAACTTTGGATGAATCTACGAGACCcctgaatttgaaaaatgagACATCTTCGCATTCCGTCCATGCAAGTTCGTTGGAAAATCGTACGTGTGATCCAAGATTAGCTGCTACGAATATATTCAATAATACCGGGAAAATAGTTCCAAATGAGGATgctctttcctttctaacACAGGACGATGATTATCACAAAAAGGTGCTTGAGATTTACGTATCTCTTTATGATTTTGGAAACACCGCTATTTTACAGTCTTTGCGCATTTTCTGCGgtaatttatttattaaaggCGAAACGCAAAAAGTGGATTATCTTTTGGAAGCATTTTCTAGTCGATGGTGTCAAACCAATCCGAAAAAGGCATTTTGTACAAAGGAGATAGTTCACTCTGTTGCCTTTTCATTGCTACTATTAAACACGGATTTGCATATAGCAAACATTGCTTCTTCGCAAAAGATGACTCGCTCGCAGTTCGTATCTAATACCCTTTCCGATATTTTACAAGCCCTCGAAGCTTCTTTTAGTACTTCAGAAGACAAGTATCAATTTCTGCAAagttcttttgcttttcaaacTTCCAACCCTAATGATGGGTCGGCGGCTATCAGCTCCTTATCGGAtaatctttcaaaaacaaaaggtgGTCTTACGAAGAACCATGAGAAGAAATACTCAAAACTCAGAGATCTGGAGACCGCCTTTGTTAATCACTGGTCTTTGACGCTAAAGGAAATGTATCAATCCATCAAGGCTTCTTCTATACTACAGCCCTACCGTTATTTGCATAAAAAATCCAACTCTCAACAGCAGATAGCTGACGACATTTTTGCGCATGCAAAGAATCTCTCAGTGTCTGACAATATATCTTTAAATAGTAAGAAAAGTGAATCCAACGATAAGTCTGAAGATACCATCACGCGACCTTCATCATCCCtcctttttgaatacaaCAATGACGGTGTTTTGTTATTTCACAATAGGTTTGAGAAAGCTATGCGTCACCAATTTCCAGATGCCAAGAGATCCAAATCTGCTATGGGCTACTTTCAAGCGAGTTGCCCTTCGCCCGATCTACCAGGTGTTATTattgctttaaaaaatcacGAGCACACCCCACCGTTTTATCTTCCTCCCCACAGCAAGTATGGTATTTTAAGGTACTTGATTCGATACAATGGGAAGCTGAGGAAAAAGGATGCGTGGATGACTACTCTTTCTATCCTCGAAAAAGATATACTGTCTCTGTATAGTCTAGAGGGAGACTTTGATGGGGATTTGCACGATTTAGACATTTCTAAAATCGGAAATCCCATCTTAAAAACTTCGATCATGGGTTCAGTAGCACATCTTATGGATTTAGACAAAACGAGTTTTAGAAGACCatcaacttcttttttttatttggaaaCCCATTCCAGAAAACGTTTGCAATTTGCTGTTTCAAGGCTAGGAGAAGCGCAAGGTTGGATAGAAGCTTTAAACTACTGGGCAGCTCGTACGTCTCGAATTCCTTTGCTTGGAAGTGTATCGAACGTGGACTATGGATGGTCACTGTGCACCGGAAACCACATTTCTAGTGGGAAGGACGCTAAAGCATCCAGTcataaagaaggaaaataCCCCAAATTATCTCTAAAGGTATGGGAGCCTGAACCTATAAGTGGCATTCCAAGTGAGCTTTCCATTATCAAACAATACAGTTCACTTAAAGCTTTTTCGAAATCTTTGTCTGAGGCCTTAAAAAGGCATGAAGCTATTCACTTAGAGATGTTGGTTATTTTATCCAGCcagaataaaaatacattCCGTCGTGGAGTTGAAAATTGGAAAGCTCGCATGGGGTATTTAAAATCAACTATGTTCAAAGTGAAACTTTATATTTCTGTGCTCAAGAAGTATAAAAAGCTTGCTGAGGATTAG
- the gas5 gene encoding cell wall 1,3-beta-glucanosyltransferase Gas5 → MNFLQFLAHSVALMAIGRVVSASTPHLEIRGNAFFNSESNERFYIRGVDYQPGGSSSTTDPLAVTENCQRDIPYLKDLNINTIRVYQVDNMANHDECMKELEDAGIYVLLDLATSKNSISRLDAAGSYNAIYLQGIFASVDAFKGYDNVLGFFAGNEVANEPKNAATTTWVKAALRDTKKYIKNNSKRQIPVGYSAADVSEIRLQSADFFACGDDSEARADFYGMNMYEWCGSGSSFSLSGYDQRMKEFANYSIPLFFSEYGCNTVSKESDGTPDRPFDEVDALFSDQMSSVFSGGLVYEYSEEGSNYGLVTVNGDSVKTSKNYETLKQKYGNAAKFSGDNGYNKDPQTINCPPDDNDWKSFPLPSTPSEAEQFIKSGAGQPLGLNAPSNQASGSNGTALVNAGAHSSSTSVDVEAVAIPTQAPESSSTGSGSSSASGLTSSAPISRSNSNSTSSGFNTSNISGGAKSGSHQGSTSSAPHVQMTGVSIAALLIGAMAFIVL, encoded by the coding sequence ATGAACTTTTTACAGTTTTTAGCGCATTCTGTCGCATTGATGGCGATCGGACGCGTCGTGAGTGCCAGCACTCCTCATCTTGAAATTCGCGGTAACGCATTCTTTAATAGCGAATCTAATGAGCGTTTCTACATTCGTGGTGTTGATTATCAACCGGGTGGCTCTTCATCGACTACTGACCCATTGGCTGTTACCGAAAATTGTCAGCGTGATATCCCTTACTTGAAGGACTTGAACATCAATACAATCCGCGTGTATCAAGTAGACAACATGGCCAACCACGACGAATGTATGAAGGAACTTGAAGATGCTGGCATTTATGTTCTCTTGGATTTAGCAACCTCGAAGAACTCGATTTCTCGTTTGGATGCTGCTGGAAGTTACAATGCCATCTATTTGCAGGGCATCTTTGCTAGTGTTGATGCCTTCAAGGGTTATGACAATGTTTTGGGGTTCTTTGCTGGTAATGAGGTTGCCAATGAACCCAAGAATGCTGCTACTACTACTTGGGTCAAGGCCGCTCTCCGTGACACCAAGAAGtatataaagaataattCGAAGCGTCAAATTCCTGTTGGTTACTCCGCTGCAGACGTTTCTGAAATCCGTCTCCAATCTGCCGACTTCTTTGCTTGTGGTGATGACTCTGAAGCTCGTGCTGACTTTTACGGTATGAACATGTACGAATGGTGTGGTAGCGGGTCTAGCTTTAGCTTGTCTGGGTACGACCAACGTATGAAAGAATTTGCCAATTATTCTATTCCCTTGTTCTTTTCCGAGTATGGTTGCAATACCGTTAGCAAGGAATCTGATGGTACCCCTGATCGCCCTTTCGATGAAGTGGATGCTCTCTTTTCCGACCAGATGTCATCCGTCTTCTCTGGTGGTTTGGTTTACGAGTACTCTGAAGAGGGAAGCAACTATGGTTTGGTCACTGTTAACGGCGACTCTGTTAAGACCAGTAAAAACTATGAAACTTTGAAGCAGAAATACGGAAACGCTGCCAAATTTAGCGGTGACAACGGTTACAACAAGGATCCTCAGACTATTAACTGCCCACCCGACGATAATGACTGGAAGAGCTTCCCTCTTCCCTCTACGCCTTCTGAGGCCGAAcaatttattaaaagcGGTGCAGGCCAACCTTTGGGTTTGAATGCTCCTTCTAACCAAGCTAGTGGCAGCAACGGTACCGCTTTGGTTAATGCTGGTGCTCATTCTTCTTCCACCAGCGTTGACGTTGAAGCAGTAGCCATCCCTACTCAAGCTCCTGAAAGCAGTTCAACTGGTTCTGGCTCTTCAAGTGCTAGTGGCTTGACTAGCTCTGCTCCAATTTCAAGATCTAACTCTAACTCCACCAGCTCTGGTTTTAACACGAGTAATATCTCTGGCGGTGCTAAGTCCGGCTCTCATCAAGGGAGCACATCTTCTGCTCCCCACGTTCAAATGACTGGTGTTTCCATTGCTGCTTTGCTTATTGGAGCTATGGCATTTATCGTTTTGTAA
- the spi1 gene encoding Ran GTPase Spi1: MAQQNIPTFKLVLVGDGGTGKTTFVKRHLTGEFEKKYIATLGVEVHPLHFHTNFGELCFNVWDTAGQEKLGGLRDGYYIQGQCGIIMFDVTSRITYKNVPHWWRDLVRVCENIPIVLCGNKVDVKERKVKAKAITFHRKKNLQYYDISAKSNYNFEKPFLWLARKLVGNPNLEFVASPALAPPEVQVDQQLLAQYQQEMNEAAAMPLPDEDDADL; the protein is encoded by the exons atgGCTCAACAAAACATTCCTACCTTTAAGCTTGTTCTCGTAGGAGATGGTGGTACTGGTAAAACCACTTTCGTCAAACGCCATTTGACTggtgaatttgaaaagaagtaCATTGCTACTTTG GGTGTCGAGGTTCACCCCTTACACTTCCACACCAACTTTGGTGAACTTTGCTTCAACGTCTGGGACACTGCTGGCCAAGAGAAGCTCGGTGGTCTTCGTGACGGTTATTATATTCAGGGTCAATGTGGTATTATTATGTTTGATGTTACTTCTCGTATCACTTACAAGAACGTTCCTCACTGGTGGC GTGATCTTGTCCGTGTTTGTGAAAACATTCCCATTGTCCTCTGCGGTAACAAGGTTGATGTTAAGGAGCGTAAGGTAAAGGCTAAGGCCATCACCTTCCACCGCAAGAAGAACCTCCAATACTATGACATCTCCGCCAAGTCTAACTACAACTTCGAGAAGCCTTTCTTATGGCTTGCCCGTAAGTTGGTTGGTAACCCCAACTTGGAATTTGTTGCTTCTCCTGCTCTTGCTCCTCCTGAGGTTCAAGTTGACCAGCAATTGTTGGCTCAATACCAACAAGAAATGAACGAGGCTGCTGCTATGCCTCTTCCTGACGAAGATGATGCTGATTTGTAG
- a CDS encoding mitochondrial thioredoxin family protein, implicated in sulfur cluster assembly, with protein MKPVRFFTPENLQIVKRLVSRYPPGRERASLIPLLDLAQRQHGTWIPPSAMHEIANATNLSFEQVHSLVLAYPTSFQWRPCAPQLRICDSWMCCQKAKQRENGIYEAAQSLVSQYGVEVKTTECLGACYGAPAFWFNDKIHTDATKESIKQVISKEFSK; from the exons ATGAAGCCAGTACGCTTTTTCACTCCTGAGAACCTTCAGATTGTAAAGAGGCTCGTCTCTCGTTATCCTCCCGGCCGGGAAAGAGCTTCTTTAATTCCTCTACTGGACTTAGCCCAAAGACAGCATGGTACATGGATTCCCCCTTCAGCAATGCATGAGATAGCCAATGCTACTAATCTTTCATTTGAACAAGTTCATTCTCTTGT CTTAGCATATCCCACATCATTCCAATGGCGCCCTTGTGCCCCACAACTGCGAATTTGTGATTCTTGGATGTGCTGTCAAAAGGCAAAACAGCGGGAGAATGGTATATATGAAGCAGCTCAATCTCTTGTTTCTCAATACGGAGTCGAGGTTAAAACGACG GAATGTTTGGGAGCTTGCTATGGTGCGCCAGCCTTTTGGTTTAATGATAAAATTCACACAGATGCTACGAAAGAGTCGATCAAGCAAGTAATATCCAAAGAATTCTCTAAATGA
- the gnr1 gene encoding heterotrimeric G protein beta (WD repeat) subunit Gnr1: MSNTNFPIQREDELKHNLAHKVLPPWRRYDRFDIEYVRPSLQSSKGLNFFQTLKWSPGGRSILALTENQKLTNWPISTRDTDTKEQAFILGKDEKKAVTPSECVYSFAWHPFQNNEKQDSDLFAFSTKDYPIQLYNIAKQQRVSSFYIVDHREQFTGSHCMDFTPDGEYLIAGGTDNVYLFNVHQGQKSPVSTTPTSGHGFSTWEPTLDGVQSSICLNPQNPRTVALGTFNNTVGIYDNYGSRPCQLKFSLATGTGITCMKWSPDGCKMYVGSRKSTQIEVWDTRYAQDMLYELKDHKGDTNQRMSFDTFGYEGLISGGTDGCVSVWQGTELVEKINVTDQRNVTVAAVQKHPLDSSLLALCYGRRSDIMDDEDGFSSMEYWNSAFSSLQLWGMNNAFP, encoded by the coding sequence ATGTCCAACACAAACTTTCCTATTCAAAGAGAAGATGAACTCAAACATAACTTGGCTCATAAAGTGCTGCCTCCTTGGAGACGATACGATCGTTTCGACATAGAGTACGTGCGTCCTAGCCTTCAATCCTCAAAAGGtttaaacttttttcaaacgcTGAAGTGGTCGCCTGGCGGTAGAAGCATACTAGCGTTGACggaaaatcaaaaactgACGAATTGGCCAATTTCTACAAGAGACACTGATACGAAAGAGCAAGCTTTTATACTTGGTAAGGATGAGAAAAAAGCTGTCACCCCTTCAGAATGCGTATATAGCTTTGCATGGCATCCCTTCCAGaacaatgaaaagcaagattCTGATTTGTTTGCGTTCTCCACTAAAGACTATCCTATCCAACTCTATAACATTGCAAAGCAACAAAGAGTATCTTCGTTTTACATAGTCGACCACCGTGAACAATTCACTGGCTCTCATTGCATGGATTTTACTCCAGATGGTGAGTATTTAATAGCTGGTGGAACAGACAATGTGTACTTATTCAATGTACATCAAGGTCAAAAGTCTCCTGTTTCTACAACACCAACTAGCGGACATGGATTCTCGACGTGGGAACCCACACTCGACGGAGTTCAATCCAGCATATGTCTTAATCCTCAAAACCCTCGGACAGTTGCTTTGGGGACCTTCAATAATACCGTTGGTATTTATGACAATTATGGGAGCAGGCCATGTCAACTCAAGTTTTCGTTGGCGACTGGTACCGGAATTACGTGTATGAAATGGTCGCCAGACGGGTGTAAGATGTATGTGGGCAGTCGAAAAAGTACCCAAATTGAAGTTTGGGATACTCGTTACGCGCAGGATATGCTATATGAATTAAAAGATCATAAAGGCGACACCAACCAAAGGATGTCATTTGACACTTTTGGATATGAAGGACTCATAAGTGGAGGCACTGATGGTTGTGTCTCAGTTTGGCAGGGGACTGAacttgttgaaaaaatcaacgTAACAGATCAAAGAAACGTAACAGTAGCAGCTGTCCAGAAGCACCCtttggattcttctttacttGCTTTGTGTTATGGTAGAAGATCCGATATTATGGATGATGAAGAcggattttcttcaatggAGTATTGGAATTCCGCATTCTCTTCTCTTCAACTCTGGGGGATGAACAATGCTTTCCCTTAA
- the chr4 gene encoding SEL1/TPR repeat protein1, 3-beta-glucan synthase regulatory factor Chf3/Chr4, whose amino-acid sequence MYSDGAEYSRGTAVAPEMSSPVRAASASTGNLSRIRSRNRSTLSTSMQSDPHLASRIGAFYLNNVQSNIPFETDKITPAYGIGDMIAPEMNDSGDQKVPSVSSKKVGLYSRPNVSSSSMLLTIKRATSADSPQDKQLNDNPATKNLMPKKSLSTTFTPTPSRISHEVLPATTFPAQSTDSLQRNTTPRHSSPLQKQVSTDLPFTLPICEEEQLDWIRENEDLVHSMNPDDCLEWAEYVLRFTLVHLPYLQSYDTENYDEIDYLENVCEIALDKFREYSRAENPRALYFDAYTYESGAFDVEVDLQQAWELYSASAKLGYTRSLYRLGVILEDQGSLQEAVEYFEEGANSKDSASCWRLALLILEGMLDNIGTYAQQRTRGLQLLEQSANTADADVPSGLYSYALINLHKHPGLVDLDAEGLEVPLNERRALESFARAAFMGQSSAMLRMGAVYEFGKYGCFKSPKYSVFYYSAASKQGESEADFALAKWYLNGGAGVPVDEDQAFVHAERAAMAGNSNAQFLLGYIFESKNNSEQALYWYTEASNNGHAEAAENLKNLKELLKNSPAEYVPPTTTSTQSHRAADYSSAPSTPYVSSQSQGDTSNAGTTKPIPGTLPEQPVVQKVPVTKKTKKAKFRKHFNCVIA is encoded by the coding sequence aTGTATTCCGACGGCGCCGAATACTCAAGAGGAACCGCAGTTGCACCAGAAATGTCAAGTCCTGTACGGGCTGCTAGTGCAAGTACCGGTAATTTAAGCCGAATACGTTCCCGCAATCGTTCAACTTTGAGTACTTCTATGCAGTCCGATCCTCATTTGGCTTCTAGAATCGGTGCTTTTTATCTTAACAATGTTCAGTCGAACATACCGTTTGAGACGGATAAAATAACTCCAGCTTACGGTATAGGTGATATGATCGCACCTGAAATGAACGATTCCGGGGATCAAAAAGTTCCGAGTGTTAGTAGTAAAAAGGTCGGTCTTTATTCACGCCCAAATGTATCTTCTTCTAGCATGCTATTGACTATCAAACGAGCTACATCTGCAGATTCGCCTCAAGACAAGCAACTAAATGACAATCCTGCAACTAAAAACTTAATGCCTAAGAAGTCCTTGTCTACTACTTTTACACCTACTCCGTCTCGGATTTCTCATGAAGTTTTACCTGCTACTACTTTTCCAGCACAATCAACCGACTCTTTACAGCGCAACACCACACCAAGGCATTCTTCTCCATTACAAAAACAGGTCTCGACTGATTTACCTTTTACTTTACCTATCTGCGAAGAGGAGCAGCTAGATTGGATTCgcgaaaatgaagatttggTACATTCTATGAACCCTGACGATTGTTTAGAATGGGCAGAGTACGTCCTTCGTTTTACATTGGTTCATCTTCCTTATTTGCAATCTTATGATACCGAAAATTATGACGAAATTGACTACTTGGAGAATGTATGTGAAATTGCACTCGATAAATTTCGTGAATATTCAAGAGCCGAGAATCCTCGTGCTCTCTATTTTGATGCTTACACTTATGAGTCTGGTGCCTTTGATGTTGAAGTTGACCTTCAACAAGCTTGGGAATTGTATTCTGCTTCTGCCAAACTCGGCTATACTCGAAGTCTCTATAGACTAGGTGTAATTTTAGAGGATCAAGGAAGTCTTCAAGAGGCCGTTGAATACTTCGAGGAGGGTGCTAACTCCAAAGACAGTGCTTCTTGTTGGAGATTAGCTTTATTAATCCTTGAAGGAATGCTTGATAATATTGGAACATATGCTCAGCAACGCACTCGTGGTCTTCAGCTTTTGGAACAGAGTGCTAATACTGCCGATGCTGATGTTCCTTCTGGTTTGTATAGTTATGCCCTTATAAATTTACATAAGCATCCAGGATTGGTTGATTTAGATGCAGAAGGATTAGAAGTTCCTCTGAACGAGCGACGTGCACTAGAGTCCTTTGCGCGGGCGGCATTCATGGGACAATCTTCTGCTATGCTGCGTATGGGTGCAGTTTATGAATTTGGTAAATATGGATGTTTCAAAAGTCCAAAGTATTCtgtattttattattctgCTGCCTCTAAGCAAGGCGAAAGCGAAGCTGATTTTGCACTTGCCAAGTGGTATTTAAATGGTGGTGCCGGTGTACCAGTTGACGAAGATCAAGCCTTCGTACATGCCGAGAGAGCGGCAATGGCAGGAAACTCCAATGCACAGTTCTTATTGGGATATATCtttgaaagtaaaaataattcaGAACAAGCTCTTTATTGGTATACGGAAGCTTCTAATAATGGACATGCCGAAGCTGCTgagaatttgaagaatctgaAAGAACTGTTGAAGAATAGTCCAGCAGAATATGTCCCTCCTACTACTACGTCGACTCAGTCCCATCGTGCTGCAGATTATAGTAGTGCTCCTTCAACTCCCTATGTTAGTTCTCAATCGCAGGGCGATACTTCTAATGCGGGCACTACGAAGCCTATCCCTGGGACCTTGCCGGAACAGCCTGTAGTACAAAAGGTACCAGTTACTAAGAAGACGAAAAAAGCTAAATTTCGTAAACATTTTAATTGTGTGATAGCCTAA
- the nop16 gene encoding ribosome biogenesis protein Nop16, giving the protein MVTPTQRKKQRSNQPRLTRKNHNKKAKAKLYGNGIVRENWDIHATLTQNYERMGLVVTPNYVTGGKEKINPDPKPETNKNKGEPTEDELEELRKSLGPGEAIVRRDDEGNIIEIIHGKERTFDDILDEDVKAVPAKTEVTRKLEEEASRKDKPRKKLPLSAFELSYMTKLLKKYGPDNFESMSKDMKLNPKLISSAKLKQMYSRMQA; this is encoded by the exons atggTAACTCCAACgcaaaggaaaaaacagCGTTCCAATCAACCTCGATTGACGAGAAAGAATcacaacaaaaaagcaaaagcaaaacttTATGGTAATGGTATTGTTCGTGAGAATTGGGATATACATGCTACATTAACGCAGAA TTACGAGCGAATGGGTCTTGTAGTCACTCCCAATTATGTTACGGgtggtaaagaaaaaatcaaccCAGATCCCAAACCTGAAACGAATAAAAACAAGGGCGAACCTACCGAAGACGAGTTAGAAGAACTTCGTAAAAGCTTGGGTCCTGGAGAGGCTATTGTTCGAAGagatgatgaaggaaaTATCATTGAAATTATTCATGGTAAAGAGCGTACTTTTGATGATATTCTAGATGAAGATGTGAAAGCTGTCCCGGCCAAGACTGAAGTCACAAGGaaattagaagaagaagcctCACGGAAAGATAAACCTCGTAAGAAACTTCCCTTGAGTGCCTTTGAGTTGTCTTACATGACTAAACTACTAAAGAAGTATGGCCCCGATAATTTCGAGAGCATGTCAAAAGATATGAAGTTGAACCCGAAACTCATAAGCTCTGCCAAGCTTAAGCAAATGTACAGCCGTATGCAAGCATAA
- the uap2 gene encoding U2 snRNP-associated protein Uap2: protein MSSQPVWDAQVQRWRCLGPQEQQLVYIDEEKSWKEYDFENKKFLGSFPVESNADDNSAEKGAEETSETISEKKREYPDESYSEEQQPDASVKRTKKEETSSNKDETLAPINKAIYVSGLPKDVTVSEVKEVFSKCGIIAENVDTGTPRIKLYTNEDGTYKGDALIVFFRSESIQLAEQLFDDTEFRLGSGVKMKVQEASIDYKKEKSVNRDVSDSVKKKVQRKRQQQLQKISSWGEVEEEVDEKRRKRFGKILVLKHIFTLKELDTQPELLLDLKEDITAEAEKCGRVTNVALYDQEPDGVVTIRFSNNEEAEECMRLMQGRYFDGRIVEASIYDGKTRFRKSGKQSFENDEDEEHRLERFASWLEKGEKDDQ from the exons ATGTCTTCACAGCCGGTTTGGGATGCTCAAGTACAAAGATGGAGATGTTTAGGACCTCAAGAACAGCAATTGGTATatattgatgaagaaaagtcaTGGAAGGAATAC GATTTTGAGAATAAGAAGTTTTTAGGTAGCTTTCCTGTTGAATCTAATGCAGACGATAATTCTGCTGAGAAGGGTGCAGAAGAGACGTCAGAAACGATAagtgaaaagaagagagaATACCCAGATGAATCATACTCAGAAGAGCAGCAACCCGATGCCTCagtgaaaagaacaaaaaaagaagaaacttcATCAAACAAGGATGAAACGCTTGCACCAATCAATAAGGCTATTTATGTTTCCGGTCTTCCCAAAGACGTGACAGTATCAGAAGTGAAAGAAGTATTTTCCAAATGCGGAATCATCGCCGAAAACGTTGATACAGGTACGCCTAGAATTAAATTGTATACAAATGAGGACGGTACGTATAAGGGAGACGCCTTGatcgttttctttcgaaGCGAAAGTATTCAATTGGCAGAACAGCTATTCGACGATACCGAATTTCGACTTGGCTCAGGAGTAAAGATGAAAGTTCAAGAGGCTAGTATTGattacaaaaaggaaaagtcTGTAAATCGGGATGTCAGCGATTCGGTCAAGAAGAAGGTCCAAAGAAAGCGACAGCAACAATTACA AAAAATCTCGTCTTGGGGagaagttgaagaagaagttgatgaaaaaagaagaaagcgTTTTGGGAAAATATTGGTTTTGAAGCATATTTTTACATTGAAAGAACTGGATACCCAGCCTGAACTGTTACttgatttaaaagaagacatCACAGCTGAGGCCGAAAAATGTGGACGCGTTACCAATGTGGCATTATATGATCAAGAGCCGGATGGCGTTGTAACGATTCGATTTTCAAACAACGAAGAGGCAGAAGAATGCATGCGATTAATGCAAGGTAGATACtttgatggaagaattgtGGAAGCATCTATATATGATGGGAAAACGCGATTCCGAAAGTCTGGGAAGCAGAGTTTCGAGAATgacgaagatgaagagCACAGGTTAGAGAGGTTTGCAAGCTGGCTAGAAAAAGGCGAGAAAGATGATCAGTGA